A DNA window from Jaculus jaculus isolate mJacJac1 chromosome 1, mJacJac1.mat.Y.cur, whole genome shotgun sequence contains the following coding sequences:
- the LOC123460445 gene encoding LOW QUALITY PROTEIN: lysosomal Pro-X carboxypeptidase-like (The sequence of the model RefSeq protein was modified relative to this genomic sequence to represent the inferred CDS: substituted 1 base at 1 genomic stop codon) gives SLLMESLIAPWATAGIRSAPRALSNLHLSTSSTARPAVANNYLVYYLQQKVDHIGFHNVKTFKQRYLIANKHWKKDGGSILFYSDSEGDSTWICNNTGFMWDVAEEMKAMLVFAEHRYYGESLPFGEDSLKESKHLNYLTSDQALADYAALIRHLKRTIPGVENQPVIAIGGSYGGMLASWFRMKYPHIVVGALASFAPIWHFKDLVPCGEFMKIVTRDFTKNGPNCSESIHMSXGAINQLSKTSNGLQWLTKAFHLCSPLTSEDIPYLKDWLSETWVNLAMMDYPYASDFLQPLPAWPIKVVCQYLKHPHVSDSLLLQNIFQALNVYYNYSGQAKCLNFSQAATSSLGSLGWSYQVCTEMVMPFCTNGIDDMFEPYLWNLKKFSDDCYSQWGVRPRPLWITTMYVGKNISSHTNIVFSNGDLDLWSGGGVTKDITDTLVATTIPQGAHHLDLRAYTIFDPVTLLLTPTMEIRHMKRWIAGFYSGRQL, from the exons agcttgctcatggagtctctgatagctcctt GGGCCACCGCTGGCATCAGGTCCGCGCCAAGGGCCCTCAGCAACTTGCACTTGTCAACCAGCTCCACAGCCCGCCCTGCTGTAGCCAATAACTACTTAGTGTATTACTTACAACAGAAGGTTGATCATATTGGATTTCATAATGTGAAAACTTTCAAACAGCGGTACCTGATAGCTAATAAACACTGGAAGAAAGATGGCGGCTCAATACTTTTCTACTCTGATAGTGAAGGGGACAGTACCTGGATTTGCAATAATACGGGATTCATGTGGGATGTGGCTGAGGAGATGAAAGCTATGCTGGTGTTTGCTGAGCATCGATACTATGGAGAGTCTCTACCCTTTGGTGAGGACTCACTCAAGGAGTCCAAACACTTGAATTATCTGACATCAGATCAAGCGCTGGCTGATTATGCAGCATTAATCAGACACTTGAAAAGAACAATTCCAGGAGTTGAAAATCAACCTGTCATTGCCATCGGGGGCTCTTATGGTGGCATGCTTGCATCCTGGTTCAGGATGAAATACCCTCATATAGTAGTTGGAGCTCTTGCATCTTTTGCTCCTATCTGGCACTTTAAGGATTTGGTCCCCTGTGGTGAGTTTATGAAGATTGTAACAAGAGATTTTACCAAAAATGGTCCAAATTGTTCAGAGAGCATCCACATGTCCTGAGGTGCCATTAACCAACTGTCAAAAACAAGCAATGGTCTACAATGGCTTACTAAAGCCTTTCACCTGTGCAGCCCCTTAACTTCTGAAGACATCCCATATCTAAAAGACTGGCTCTCTGAAACCTGGGTGAATCTGGCTATGATGGACTACCcctatgcatctgactttttacAACCTTTGCCTGCTTGGCCTATCAAGGTAGTATGCCAGTATCTGAAACATCCTCATGTATCTGACTCACTGCTACTGCAGAACATTTTTCAAGCTCTGAATGTATATTATAATTATTCAGGCCAAGCAAAATGCCTGAACTTTTCACAAGCAGCAACTAGCAGTCTAGGCTCCCTGGGCTGGAGCTATCAGGTCTGCACAGAAATGGTCATGCCCTTCTGTACTAATGGAATTGATGACATGTTTGAACCGTACTTGTGGAACTTGAAGAAATTTTCTGATGACTGCTATAGCCAGTGGGGAGTGAGACCAAGGCCCTTATGGATTACTACCATGTATGTTGGCAAAAACATCAGTTCACACACAAACATTGTTTTCAGCAATGGCGATCTAGATCTCTGGTCAGGAGGTGGAGTAACCAAAGACATCACAGATACCCTGGTGGCAACCACCATCCCACAGGGTGCCCATCATTTAGATCTCAGAGCCTACACAATCTTTGACCCTGTAACCCTGCTGTTAACCCCCACAATGGAAATTAGACACATGAAGCGATGGATCGCAGGTTTCTACTCTGGAAGACAGCtctga